One stretch of Arachis duranensis cultivar V14167 chromosome 1, aradu.V14167.gnm2.J7QH, whole genome shotgun sequence DNA includes these proteins:
- the LOC107493765 gene encoding uncharacterized protein LOC107493765, with amino-acid sequence MAPVSGYSYPAYGNIPTDQMAQPSGIAPGRFLLDARPRQFTSSGTFGGRISVDSSMSDDATRGIIQSGNSRRVPMNLILESYQPVDEDNDDYLVDHPDGDEDEDTDDDEDDDEDEEDGEDEDDGGDGLDDGSAPTVGTPTGEKGKGYNLRADPSRRSANRYTPSAFKKVAKKCKKLVKDVKWAMRK; translated from the exons ATGGCTCCTGTGTCAGGTTACTCATACCCAGCATACGGAAACATTCCCACCGACCAGATGGCCCAACCGAGTGGGATTGCTCCAGGTAGATTTTTATTGGATGCGAGACCTCGACAGTTCACTTCGTCTGGTACTTTCGGAGGTAGGATTTCTGTTGACTCAAGTATGAGTGATGATGCCACGAGGGGGATCATACAGAGTGGAAATTCACGCCGTGTTCCGATGAATCTCATTCTAGAGAGCTACCAGCCAGTTGATGAGGACAATGATGACTATCTGGTTGACCATCCAGATGGGGATGAGGATGAGGatacggatgatgatgaggacgACGATGAAGATGAGGAGGATGGTGAGGATGAAGATGATGGGGGTGATGGTCTGGATGATGGTTCAGCGCCTACTGTAG GTACACCCACTggtgaaaaaggaaaaggatACAACCTTAGAGCTGACCCCTCTCGTCGAAGCGCCAATCGGTATACCCCATCCGCTTTTAAAAAGGTTGCAAAGAAATGCAAGAAATTAGTCAAAGATGTAAAATGGGCAATGAGAAAATGA